In Acidovorax sp. 106, the following proteins share a genomic window:
- the mmsB gene encoding multiple monosaccharide ABC transporter permease yields the protein MSQMTTSSPTASAAAHTPAKSARSLLDHAKHNLREYGMLITLVAIMGFFQYMTDGTLMQPLNLTNLILQNSYIVIMALGMLLVIVAGHIDLSVGSVCGFIGALAAVLMVQYQWHFVPATLVCLVCGGLIGAVQGWFVAFSRIPSFIVTLAGMLVFKGLALALLAGQSVGPFPESFQMLSSGFIPDFANGEGLRVTSMVLGLAVAVALTVSAVRERANRLKHGVQTEPVAFFAIKTAVFAVLLIAFSYLLASYKGLPNVLVVMALLIVFFEFITSRTTVGRRIYAMGGNEKAAKLSGIKTERLSFYAFINMGVLAALAGLVFAARLNTATPKAGLGFELDVIAACFIGGASASGGVGKVMGAVIGAFVMGVMNNGMSILGIGIDYQQVIKGVVLLAAVLVDVYNKNKA from the coding sequence ATGAGCCAGATGACTACTTCTTCCCCCACGGCCTCGGCTGCAGCCCATACACCTGCCAAATCGGCGCGGTCACTGCTGGACCACGCCAAGCACAACCTGCGCGAATACGGCATGTTGATCACGCTGGTCGCGATCATGGGGTTCTTTCAGTACATGACCGACGGCACGCTGATGCAGCCGCTCAACCTCACCAACCTGATCCTGCAAAACAGCTACATCGTCATCATGGCGCTGGGCATGCTGCTGGTGATCGTGGCGGGGCACATCGATTTGTCGGTGGGCTCGGTGTGTGGCTTCATTGGTGCCCTGGCGGCGGTGCTGATGGTGCAGTACCAGTGGCACTTTGTGCCCGCCACCCTGGTGTGCCTGGTGTGCGGCGGCCTCATCGGCGCGGTGCAAGGCTGGTTTGTGGCGTTCTCGCGCATTCCCTCGTTCATCGTCACGCTGGCGGGCATGCTGGTGTTCAAGGGGCTGGCGCTGGCGTTGCTGGCGGGGCAGTCGGTGGGGCCCTTCCCTGAGTCGTTTCAAATGCTCAGCTCGGGCTTCATTCCGGACTTTGCCAACGGCGAAGGGCTGCGCGTGACGTCCATGGTGCTGGGCCTGGCAGTCGCTGTGGCGCTCACGGTCTCTGCGGTGCGTGAGCGTGCCAACCGCCTCAAGCACGGCGTGCAGACCGAGCCTGTGGCTTTCTTCGCCATCAAGACAGCGGTATTTGCCGTGCTGCTCATCGCCTTCAGCTACCTGCTCGCCTCCTACAAGGGCTTGCCCAATGTGCTGGTGGTCATGGCGCTGCTGATCGTGTTTTTTGAATTCATCACCAGCCGCACCACCGTTGGCCGGCGTATCTACGCCATGGGGGGCAACGAAAAAGCCGCCAAGCTCTCTGGCATCAAGACCGAACGCCTGTCGTTTTATGCCTTCATCAACATGGGTGTGCTGGCCGCCCTGGCGGGCCTGGTGTTTGCCGCACGGCTGAACACCGCCACGCCCAAGGCGGGCCTGGGCTTTGAGCTGGACGTGATTGCCGCTTGTTTCATTGGCGGGGCCTCTGCCTCCGGCGGCGTGGGCAAGGTGATGGGCGCGGTGATTGGCGCTTTTGTGATGGGCGTGATGAACAACGGCATGTCCATCCTGGGCATTGGCATCGACTACCAGCAGGTCATCAAGGGCGTGGTGCTGCTGGCCGCAGTACTAGTGGACGTTTACAACAAAAACAAAGCATGA